DNA from Amorphoplanes friuliensis DSM 7358:
ATCTCGGCTCGGGCAAGGCCGGGGAGCTCGCCGCGGCGGTCGAGCGGTGTGCCGCCGACGTGGTGATCGCCGATGGGGAGTTGAGCCCGGGGCAGGCCCGCAACCTGCAGGACAAGGTCGGCGTGCCGGTCGTCGACCGTACCGCCCTGATCCTCGACATCTTCGCCGGGCATGCGCGTACGAGTGAGGGGCGGCTGCAGGTCGAGCTGGCTCAGATCGCGTACCAGCTGCCGAGGTTGCAGGGTGCCGGCCGCAGCATGTCGCGGGTCGGAGGTGGCCGCGTGGTCGGCGGAGCCGGCATGGGTGTGCGTGGTCCCGGTGAGATGCGGCTGGAGATCCAGCGTCGCCGGCTGCGCCGGCGGGCGGCCGGTCTGCGGGAGCAGGTGGCGCGGCTGGGCCGGCGGCGGGAACGCATGCAGTGGCGTCGTACCCGGAACCGGGTCCCCTCGGTGGCGATCACGGGTTACACCAACGCCGGCAAGTCGGCCCTGCTGAACAGGCTCTCCGGGGCTGATGCGCTGACCCAGGACGTCCTGTTCGCCACCCTCGATCCGACGGTGCGCCGGGTGACGGCCCAGGAGCTGCGGTTCACCCTCACCGACACCGTGGGTTTTGTCCGCAACCTGCCGCACCAGCTCATCGAGGCCTTCCGGTCGA
Protein-coding regions in this window:
- the hflX gene encoding GTPase HflX; translated protein: MAGAWLLGAETRATADERPRAVLMAVVQDDRTDEGAPGTPASLRELERLADTDGLTVAETLVQSRDRPDPATYLGSGKAGELAAAVERCAADVVIADGELSPGQARNLQDKVGVPVVDRTALILDIFAGHARTSEGRLQVELAQIAYQLPRLQGAGRSMSRVGGGRVVGGAGMGVRGPGEMRLEIQRRRLRRRAAGLREQVARLGRRRERMQWRRTRNRVPSVAITGYTNAGKSALLNRLSGADALTQDVLFATLDPTVRRVTAQELRFTLTDTVGFVRNLPHQLIEAFRSTLEEVARADLALHVVDASAADALSQISTVHEVLREIGAGQVPEMLVLNKIDVASPETVSALRRVYLDALQVSALTGAGINELRDALAGRLQEREAQRSAGTSGTPSPG